The Arabidopsis thaliana chromosome 5, partial sequence genomic interval attttcataggGAGTCTCGCTTTCGTCCAATGTTGCAGGGGAGATTGAGGGTGAAAATGTCGTGTCGGCCGTGGCAGTTTCTTCCTTCAATTCTGGCAAGAACAGAAGGGGCACTAATCGTAGAAGGTAACCTTTGTAGTTAATGTTGTTATAAGTTCATATTTAGATAGAAAAGTTAGAAGGTTAAGGATTATGAATCTTGTTTTGCTCCTCGCAGTCTCTTgtcttttagttttgtgtCGATTTGTTCTATGgctttatgatttttttttttaatctctttaaTTTATGAAATAGGAATTCCGCGAAACGTGAAAATTGTTTGGAAAGTAAAGCAAGAACCTTGACATCTGGGGAGACCGCAGGTGCCATGAAAGAGCCAGGGAGAAGAGATGAGGTTGGTATTTTACAGGTAGCTTTGTCTTGTTTGTATTGTGGAATTTAACTAAGTAATTCTCCTATTGTTGTGGGAACTGGTGATAGAGTTGATGTCTAGCTCACAAGGTCCATGGGCCCTTGTGTCTCCCCAAGATGGAAGTTAAAGCCAGCCTCCATTTAGTAGGATGTAATGGGTTGACATTAAAGTAGATGACTTGGTTTTCGGTTTCTGTAATGGGTTGACTTTAAAATAGATGCCTTGCCTAGAGTCATTAGTTAACATCTTGTCATGTTGTTTAATTCAGCTTTCACAGTCTGAGTCCCTTTCTTGGTTTTCACTCTCTTGATTCCTTTTCCAATTTCCTCTTTTGCAGAACAAATATCATCCTAGCTCACTGAACCATCAACGGTATGGATCATAAGTATACTGTTTTTGGTATATAATTAGTGTCCTGTTAAAATCTTTATCTCCGTCTTAATATTTGCCAATATGTAACCAAACTTCTACTTATATATCAGTTTTAGCTATCTAGTTTTCTGGCTACAATAAACCTCTCTGTGCTCAGTAGGTAACTCTCTGATTCTTGTATATTCTTTTGCTGACAGACAGGCAGGAGTCCGCATTTTGAAGAATAGCAAAAAAATTACTGATGTTCATCAGGAGGATAACGTTAGTCTTGCACATAATTGGTTCATTCTGTTTTTCAAGATATTGCTCAGCAGCTgcttattattatatttaccTATTGCAGGTTGAAGCCAGAAGCTCAAGTTGTAGCTGTGAGTTCCTTTTTGggaaaaacttttttattttacttacaGAACCATGATGAACTCTTTTCTGCTTCCtttttgacaagaaaatgttTCCTGACATGTGTCTCATCACGTGTTATAATGACAGTGGACAACATGTCTGAACGTGTAAAGCCGATAGAACAAGAGAAAATGCCGGAACCTTCTAGTAATGGTTTTCACGATGCTACGGAGAGACCCTCGTCAACTGAAAATTCTTCATCACAGAGCACTACTGTGGATGAAAACTCAGAAGTGAGTCTGGTTTTGGTGGTATCTACAAATAGCTTACCACCTACGCAGGCAACAGACCCTGACAAGAAGGCTAAGGTGATAAAGAATTCGTATTGGTTTCTCATATTCAGAATATATGTTAGTTTGAGATGCTCGTTTCTTGGTTATGGCAGCTTGATGACTTGTGCATTGTTTCATCTTACTTTATTTGTTACTCGTTTTTGAATTCAGGAGTTTAAACTGAATCCAGGAGCAAAGACTTTTTCCCCATCTCTTGCAAAACGTCTTACATCAGCTCATGCCGGTATGACGCCTGTTGTTGCGAATATGGGTTATGTGCCAAGCAATACTCCTATGTTACCAGTTCCAGAAGCTGTTCAACCAGAAATTGGAATCAGCCCTTTCTTGTCTCATGCATCTTCACCTTCCAAGTTTGTTCCGTACACTAATTTGGCTACTGGAAATGCTGGTGGTGGATCTCATTTTCCCCAACATGTAAGTATTCAACCACAAATGAGGCATCTtctattctctctctcttttaataTATCACATTTTTTGGGAACCTTTATTCATCTATTAGCTCAAATGGCTGAAATACCAATATTGCATGACCAGATTGTGAAACTGAGTATTGTTCGCAACCGGTGATTCAAAGTTCTGTGCAATCAAtggattatttttttcatttgaactCATTTTTCTGCAGATGGTTGGACCAACTATTAACAGGGGACAGCCACATAGATTCACCACTCAGTACCATTCTGTTCAACCCACACCAATGCTTGTAAATCCCAATCCTCAGGTTGCATTTCATTAACAACACCATATTCTCACTTCTGTtcataaaattgtttataagaATTGAGTGATAGTGTATGAGTTTCTAAATGCTAATTGAATCGTATATTCCAGGTGATGGTCGGGAGATCAGGACAGCTTATGTATATGCAACCAATTTCTCAGGTAAGAAGAActtgaataataatattattgtgtACATAAACAATCACATTAGCCTTTTTTGCTTACAAGAAACTCAAATCCGCTTCCCTTTTATGTTCTTATAAGGATTTGGTTCAAGGAGCACCACATAACTCACATTTGCCTCCTCGTCCTCTCTTTACTCCCCAACAGTTTCAGTATCCAAAGCATCAGAGTAAAACATTCTTCTCTGTCCAATTATGGTTTCATGTTAAGTAAGACcaaagattttggttttcacTAAACTTCACTTTCTTGGTAATTCAGGTCTAATCGCAACTGGTCAACCGATGCATCTATATGCTCCACAACCATTTGCAGCCAATGGACATCAGCCTTACACAGTCATGCCTACCGATATTCCGGTTATGCAGTCACCTTTTCCCATTAACCGGGCCATGCCAATTCCGGTTCCTAATGGTTTCTATGGCACAAAGTTTCTATAGAAAGTCTtgtttttcatcttcattACCTTATTATTTGCCTCCCAGCTTAATAAGTTTTTGATACATagttaaaaaccaaaaattatagATCCGTCTGATGacttggattttttttctttctcaatgaTATACAACTACTAgctaaagaaaacagaaagagGAAGTTATGAGCATTTTATATAATGAATCACGATAATTTTGCTGACATCTTTAAGCTAGACAATAGTTAGATTCTGTTTTCCTATTTCTGATTACAATAAGATTGAATCAGACTTTAAGCTCTTAAGGGTTTGCAAGAAGAAATAATAGTCTTCAGAAGATCAATGGCCTTGAGAAAAATGGGTCTCTCTCACATTCTCCTGCACAGCCTAAGACAAATCAAACATGAATCTCTATAGAGAAAACCAAGTAAGCTTGGGATATAATCATTGGTATGGTTGGGTTTAGTACCTGAAGGAGTTCTGTCATCTTGCCTCGTCCGTAACTCGGCATGGGTTTCAGCATATGTACTGGATGGATTGGGTGTATCGCCTGCAATGGCTCAATGGACAGAGCTTGCTCATCTGACTCGGGTTCAACGGACTGTGTTGTGTGCTGGACTTGACCTTTATTCATCACCTGTGTGAGAAGCGTCTCAAAAGGCTTGCCGTTACTCGCTCCACTCGCTTGAGACCCTGTCTCGGTCTGCATGGGACTGTGGTCGATCGGGACCCGCTCACCACCATTCTCTAGATGGGCAGGCTGAAGCACAACGGGAACAATAAGATTATTTGGTATTGTTGGATGAGCCGGCTGAATCGGGACAGGAACCAATGCTCTGCTTCTAACACCACTACCACGCTTCTCCCGGAATCTAGATTTCCGACCTCTTTTAGCTGAGCCATCATGATGCATCACATCACTGTTTCTTCTTATCATTGGAACATCAGGAGCAACATCGTTATCAACAGATACAGGATCACAGTGACCAGGCTTGAAGACCACACCTCTAAGCATGCTATCTGAATTCCCAACCTTAACAGAAAGCAAGAACCCGGCTTCAAATGTCGCCTCAATCACACCACTAATCGGCTGTCCAACCATAGCTTCATCGTCATTCCTCTGGCGAGACTGCTGCTGACTCCTGCTAAAACTTGGAGAATGACCAAGAGAGTGCTCATTCGATTCCAGCTTCAATTGTTTCCTCGGACGACCTCGTTTCCGTTTTGCCGTTAAATCACCTGAGATAGTGTGGTTGTTCTCCTCATGGCTTTCCTTCTCCATTTCTCCAAGCTCGATATTGCAGTGACTAGTGTTGGCTATAGTTCCTCTGAGACAGTAAATATAAAACACAGGTGAAAATCGTCAATACACACAATTGACAGTACAACACCAAAGATCATCACAGTAACGAGAAGTTAAAAATCTCAGATGTTctataaacaaaatctttaaccaaaaccaaaacaagtttcaaaaatgtaaactttttttttttacaaataactTTCacaatccaagaaaaaaactgaataatgAAACTGTAATTTTATTCACATTTCTACTAAAAACCTGGGATTAAAGCAGATAAGATCCAGTAATCCAAAAGAACATGCAACCATTTCTAAACCCTTAAAATCAAGACTCCTAATTACAAattaactcaaaatcaaaccaCTAATCAACacacacaagaaacaaaattagcaATCTCTCAGTAGCCCTAGAATCAAATCACATAGACAACcccagaaaaaacaaaaaatctcggatttcaaaaaaaaaatcgagtGAAGAAACACACAGTATTATTAcccaaaataaccaaaacaaagcaCGACACAGGAAACAAAAGCTTTAAACTTTTTCCGTCAATTTCGGTGTAAAACACAGAGACATAgaagacagagagaaaaaacacAGACCTGCGAATTTTTCGTCTCCCTTTCTTCAGCTTTCTTCTTGTGGCATTTAACAACGAGTCAATAAAGGGCTAATGcgaaaaaagacaaaaacatttgagagggccaaaaatattttaattacagcaaaaaaaattgtggatttgtttggttataacactttctctgttttgttaaattaatggtttgtttttgtttgggcTTTTAGATAATATCTTTGCTTAAAGATATTTCCTTCTTGCTTTTTTATTATGCTTCTGTGATCagttacttcttcttttttagaGGTCACGTGAAAACCACGTGTCTGCTATGCAAAGATCTTTGATTTATCAGGCCATTAGCGAAGTAATgtaatccttcttcttttggattaGCCCAAAGATACTACTTTAAAGCCCATTCAACCTTGGACTTAAtttttgcaaagaaaaaaagttgggTAACTAGAAAAATGTACTAACTTAGTATtggtatatatacaaatttcgGTTTAACTTGAGATTGGTTGATAAATATTCTGAGTCTAATTGcaaaattattgtttatctGTTCTCTGATACGTTCGTTACTTTCATACATTTCCAACcatacaataaacaaaatcatatttcagATTTATTCCAAATATAGTGGACGACATTCAATTTCTCAAAGTACATTTGATTGAATGCTCTAGCTTCTTATCTCATCCCTTGATCCATCAAATTATCAGCTTTTTCTAACCATTCTATTTCGTTTCAGGAATcttatttccttcttttgcaAGTAATCAAAGGAAGAGCTTCAGAAATTAGAACAATCGAAATATTTCTTATCATTGCAAAAGTcaataacaaaaccaaagcttTAAAAACTTGTAATGGTCACAAACACACCACACCACACCAATTATTCGCATAAATAGTATAGATATATCAAACGATCCAATTCGGGTTCAGTTTAGAAACCGTGGATCTTGATCTGATCCTTCTTAGCAATCCCAGTTTGGACCAAGAACTGAGACACTTTCTTCCTTTGATCACCTTGAAGCTGGATGATCTTGCCTAGTTCTTTGTCCTGCACAACGTTACCGTTGCAGCAgaaatctttcttcaaatCCTTGAGAATCCTCTCGTAGCTGTACTCTTTCTTAAGCCCTTGAACAGTCGTCAAGCTCTTTTTCCCATTCCTCTGCTGGATTCGAATGTGAATGTTCTCTTTAGCTCCTGGTGCATCTGAATCTTTAGCTTCTGCAAATGGATCGTATGCTGATGGAATCTGAATGTCTAGCTCAACCATGTAAACTTGGTTACTTTTAACTAAGAAACTGCCCTTAAGCTGTTTGATTCTCTCTGCAAAACAAATTGAGAAAACCCAAGTTTTAGACTCCAATcaacaataaacaaatctAGTCTTTATCAACAACAATTAATCAAGAACAGAGCATGACTTAACCAAATAGATCATGTCATCATGATGTTCAACATATAACTAGATTATAACATACGAAAAGTCCCTATATAGATCAATTACTGGATCATGGATATATTCGAATTCAATCTCAATCCAAACCCTAAAGCTGACCAATAAAATGATTTGAGAGGAGACAATCCAAAATTTAGATCAAACTTCTCAAAACCATAACAATCAAGTAAATCAATTCGCTTTAATATGAGATTCGATAGTTTATGCAGAGATTATATCCAAATCACACATCAAAACCATAAgataagaaaaacagaacGCAAAATCATACCAATCCGATTCGAAAACGAAACAACgaacaaagagaaagcttcaaaaccctaaatcgaaTTAAAACTAGAGAGCAATCAATCAAACAGAGAACAACAAACAACGAAACGATCAAatctacaaaagaaagaacaaatcGTACCTGAAGGTTTTGTTCGATGGAGTCTTTGGagtttttgttaattcaattgatgaagaagaaagcttaaGGAAGGTTTTGTATTTAtagaccttttttttttaccatagATCTTCTTTTTATGGCGGCTAAATCTTAGCCGTAGATCTATTATTTTCTAGACACGTGGATGGATAAGTTCGAATTAGTGACCAAGTGGGGAAGGTTTCACGTTTAGAATAACTGGTGTGAGACGCAGAGAATAATTATCTATTTTCTTTGCGTATAATGGACGCGCAACTCTCATATCCGTGTAGGCCCATTAAGAGCatttattaaaagaaagataataagAGCCACAAGTGGGTCCAATAACAACACTTGCGAGAAGAATCTCGAAGTCAATATGATTTCGTATTTTATTCGATATCTGTGGTTGTCTGACAAAAGAAGAGACGTCTTATTGCAGATTGTTCTGATACATTATGTTGAAAACGTTTTACACATTGTCACTCACCGAATTTACTTGCTTTTTGATGAAGCAAAGAACCCAAATCTAGATCAAGCGAGGAGatgtttttaaatcaaaatcactcACTCGTTGCTCAAACTTCGAATGATATACGAAAGCATACCGCCATGATTATAGTATGTTAGTTCCACTTGATCAATTCCAATCAACCAAGTCAGACCATTAAATATATGGTGACAATCAAATCTAAACAAAAGCTTTTGTGATTACCTCTGTGTCTAACCGCAAAGTGCAGACAAAAGATTTAGCAGTGTCAGTAGTCACAGTTATGTCCTGGCCTGGTTTTATCTCATTGATATTACTAGGAAGGTGGATTGTGTAGAGTTCATGGCCAGTTAGTCCAAGGGTTTCTGCATCTTCACCGGACTTGAAGGCCATTAACCCCAATTCCTGTCGAATTCAAGCTGCATCACAAATTTGGACAGGTTTCTCTATGCAGAAATTTAGGGGAGTTACTATGGAATAAGCTATTTAATCCTACTTAAGTCATAAATTATGGCCAACAGCGAAAGATTCGTCACATTACAACAGCATAGCGATGAAGTCGTTTTGTAAACCAGTGGATCACTCCCAAGACGCCTCACTGCATTCCTCATAGAAACAAGATCAAATTTAGccatgaaccaaaaaaacagaaagcaagaaaaggtaaaacaaaagttagtATAAATTGGGAAAAGAAAGGACTCTACCAACTGCCTTTAAAGTAATCATTTGGCATCTTGGGATGGGATCTCAACTTTCTTAAGTCAATCAACATACCAATCCAAGACACAAAGACTATAGCTCTGATAAATCTGCGTAAAACTGAGGACGAAAGATGAAGCAGAGGAAACAAGTTCTTATTTAGGCACTCAAACAGTTTATATCCTCAAGGGGACACACATTTTTTTCCCATCCAGATGGGTGTAAAAGGATCCACACTACTTTACATAGAACGGTGAAGACACTACCAAatctgaaatatatataagttgagTGCATTTATATACTCTACTGCGGATTTGGGGGACGACTATTAGCAGCAGAGACTCTAGAGCCCCACTCCAAAAGTTCCTTGCTTGTATCGTCTTTGTGCACTATCACTTCAATGAAACAAAAGCTCTCTTTTTCCTCATTGGTTGCCGTGTTGATTGCTTTCACTAACTCCTCCTCGCATCTCACCTTGGCAGTCCAGCATTTTCCTTCTCCATTGTGTATGGCCTCAACAAAAGCTGTGTAGTTCCAGTTCTTTATGACATTGTAAGGACCATCGTGAATTTCCACCTCAATGGTGTAGCCTCCGTTGTTGATGAGGAAGATTATGGTCTTTTGCCCACACCGTATCATCGTAGATACATCCTGTGCGGTTACCTGGAAACTACCATCTCCAATACAAGCAATGACACGCCTGTTTGGCATGGCTTGAGCATAGCCTAGAGTAGCACCCACTGACCAGCCAATTGATCCGTACTGCATTTGGAATTCGTAACCGCATCCTTCAGGGAGCTTCAGCTTCTGACAGTTGAACCAGGAATCTCCTGTCTCAGCAAGCACAGCAGACTCAGAAGAGAGCATATTCTGAATGTGTTGGAACAGTACATTAACCCTCAAAGACTCATTCGGGTTATCTCTCAAAGGCTTTCCTTCTGGGACATAGATCCTGTGATAATTCTCATAAGAAGTGTTGTTGTGCTTAATTCGTTTAGCCAACTCGCTTAGAAAATCCTTCATAAGAACACATCCAAACGCAGGTCCGTTACCGATAGTAACCCGATCAGGCTGAACGATGATtgccttctccttcttgaGAAGCAGAGAATACCCAACAGAACTGTAATCGTTGAAAATCGGACCTGCAAACAGATAAGCATCCGCAGATTCAACGATTTCAGCACAAAAAGCTGTACTCACAGCTCCCCAATACGTCCCTATAAAATGCTTGTGATGCTCAGGTACTTGTCCTTTAGCAGAAGGCATCACAGCAAGACCATAGCCAGAAGCATCAGCAAGCTCAACAAAAGCATCCGCGGCTTTCGCAACCCGCATTTTCGGCCCACCAACAAGAACTGGCTTCACAGCTTTGTTCAAGAACTCAGCAGCTGCCTCCACCGCCGCATCTAAACCAATCTGATTGCTAACCTTCATCGGAAGCATGAACGGAACAGGATGACGACTAAACGTCGGAAGAGGAATCGCCGGTAAATTACAGCTGATACTGATATAAACAGGTTTGCTTTCTTTCAAAGCAGTTGAAATCGCAGTATCGATAAGTTCATGAGCCTCTTCTAAGTTATTAATCACAGCTTGAAAACAAGTAACAGCTTGAAAACACCTAAGCTCTTGAGTGAAATCAGGTAAACCAATTGTATGATGAAGAATCCTATTGGTACCGTAATCGTTGGAGTTTGGACCACCGACGATGCAAATCAGAGGCAGATTCTCACTGTAAGCACCGGCGATCGCATTCAGAACACTCAATCCACCGACGGTGAACGTAACGACGCACGCACCAACACCGCGAGATCTAGCGTAACCGTCAGCAGCGTATCCGGCGTTAAGCTCGTTGCAGCAACCGATCAGCTTGAGGTTTGGTTCGGCGATTAGGTGATCGAGAAGCGTCAGGTTGAAATCACCAGGAACGGAGAAGACATCGGTGACGCCGATTTCGACTAACCGTCTTGCTAGGTAACGGCCAAGAGTCGCGTCGCAGGGGCTGACGGTGGTGGAGTGAAGTGGACTTGTGTTTTGAACGGTGGAGACTCCGCCGTTTGGAGGACCGCCGATATCGTGGTTGGTCGGGTTACACGCGTCGATAGATCCGATCTTAGTGTCCATAGTGGTAACGTTCGTTTCAGAATTTTCGAACAATAGAGCTATGAGAAAATTGGAGAGAGCTCGAGGTAAAAGTACAGTTTGAAATATGAGATTAGTGGAAGATACTTAATTATAGACGTAAAACAACGGTGGCTAAAGTAATCAAACGGTGGTATGAAATAGGCGGctaataagatatttttagCCGCAGATATTTATGTGTCTCTGAGATTGACACGTGTCCTTATATAGTTGGATATTGGAGAACAAGTTAGAAAGTTCACGTTGAGAATAGTTGTGAGTCCGCAGAGAATAATTGCTCTCATGCGCAGCCCACAAGGGCATCATAGGACCCGATTGGATATAGGATCCGACCCGGTTCGTGTCAATACCACGTGACTCAAAAAGAAACTCCCGCTCTTGGCGACTTTTCGAAACCCTAAAGAGACTCGTATTTCCCCCCTAACGCCGATTTTCCCGCCGCTCTCACTCAATTACAAAAATCCGTAGATCCCCAATCTCCAATCACATATCTCCCACAATCTCTTTCTCGCTCTCTCGATCATCAgattcttcaatctctttcaCCAAGCTTAACCAAATCGTTACCATGAAGGATATCTCTAAATCTCCGGCGAGAAGAAGCGACGGATTCCACCGCTACTTAAAACCAGGAGCGCTTGCTCAGATCCGAAACTCGAGAATCAACGCTAGATCTACTACATCTCTCGTATCTCGCTCCTCCCTCTCGCAGCTAGTAGATCCGATTTCACCATCTGAGAACTCGGTTGATGAAGCAGCAGCGGCTTCGCGGAATCTGACGATAGATCAGGTACCACATCTTCTAAGAAAGATCTATGGTCCTTACAGTTATCAGAGGAAGAAATTAGCCGCTGCTAGATCTGTCTcgtcgatgatgatgatgaatatcAATCCTCCTATAAACTCAGTTCTTGTTGAACCCAGTAGTGATGTTATTGCTCATTGAGTTAAACTAGTTTCTACCAAATCTGTAATCTGATGATACAATTCGGGTAAAATGTTTAATACTATCATAAGACTCACTATATGAATCATTAAATTATCAATAAATTGTGTGTTTTCAATTGATGAGTTTATCTTTGTTAATTTaatgtttgtgttgatttgaTATCTTACGATTTGGATTTGACTATAGATTCCTTCACTACATATTAATGAACACTTACATGAGTATCATTTTGGGATTCTTAATGATGTATATGTAACTCTTAAGTGTTGTAACTGTTTTGAAAGATTAGCCAAACACTTAAAGATTCGAAGAGTAATGATATAAGactacatatatttttctcaaatttgttATCATCTTGTTAGATTGTAATTGACATAGGCTATGTTACCTCAGTCAATTCTCTGCTTTGCTTAATCTAAACATCTCAAATCTATAGGTTTTGATTATCTCTCTGTTTGTTGTGATGGGTAAAAATGTTTGCCTTCTGCTATTATCAGACGCTATTGTCTCAGACCAAATGGTTACCTATGTTTGTCGATGGGTGTTAACAGATTTCATTTGCTTGGTGGTATTACCGCATATGGAACATTGGTCTTGGTTTATTTAGTCTCATCATTCGATGTTAATAAGTTTTATCTATATgctttctttcatttgttcTAATGGGTAATGATGGTTATCTATATGTTGCCTTTAGCAAACGTCGCTGCCCATATGGTTGAACTTGAATCCTGATCCAACTGAACCTCTTTACCCTCTGATTATGCAATCGGTTATTAATTGATGTTGATATCCCCAAGTACATATGTATGTTATATGTAAGAGACCATTCATAACTTTCACTTTCTACCcttcaaagttttatttaaCTCTCTTCATTGTCAAATCCTTCATCTTTACTACTTTTTCAATATCTCCCCATTATGTATAAATTTAATGCATCAAGTACTACAACTATTCCACATGTGCATTGATAAATCAACCTCAAAATAGaggtaaaagagagagagaaccaCTTTTTTGAAAGGAGTGGAATTGTTCTCGTATCACGAGATTACATAAACGTGAGTCGTCCAAACTACTAGATTCGAATAAACCAACCAAATCacaaattgtttcttttaaaataatgaaacatGATGTGAAAACACAACTCGTAGCctatttgatattgttttcGTTCATGTTTTGTCGACGTAGACCCATATATCTTAGTAGGTTTTGAAATAAACCAAACTGAGCCCCAACTAAA includes:
- a CDS encoding Translation initiation factor SUI1 family protein (Translation initiation factor SUI1 family protein; FUNCTIONS IN: translation initiation factor activity; INVOLVED IN: translational initiation, translation; LOCATED IN: cellular_component unknown; EXPRESSED IN: 24 plant structures; EXPRESSED DURING: 15 growth stages; CONTAINS InterPro DOMAIN/s: Translation initiation factor SUI1 (InterPro:IPR001950), Eukaryotic translation initiation factor SUI1 (InterPro:IPR005874); BEST Arabidopsis thaliana protein match is: Translation initiation factor SUI1 family protein (TAIR:AT4G27130.1); Has 30201 Blast hits to 17322 proteins in 780 species: Archae - 12; Bacteria - 1396; Metazoa - 17338; Fungi - 3422; Plants - 5037; Viruses - 0; Other Eukaryotes - 2996 (source: NCBI BLink).) encodes the protein MVELDIQIPSAYDPFAEAKDSDAPGAKENIHIRIQQRNGKKSLTTVQGLKKEYSYERILKDLKKDFCCNGNVVQDKELGKIIQLQGDQRKKVSQFLVQTGIAKKDQIKIHGF
- a CDS encoding Aconitase family protein (Aconitase family protein; FUNCTIONS IN: molecular_function unknown; INVOLVED IN: metabolic process; LOCATED IN: cellular_component unknown; EXPRESSED IN: male gametophyte, leaf, stamen; EXPRESSED DURING: 4 anthesis, LP.02 two leaves visible; CONTAINS InterPro DOMAIN/s: Aconitase/Iron regulatory protein 2/2-methylisocitrate dehydratase (InterPro:IPR015934), Aconitase-like core (InterPro:IPR015937); BEST Arabidopsis thaliana protein match is: aconitase 2 (TAIR:AT4G26970.1); Has 1807 Blast hits to 1807 proteins in 277 species: Archae - 0; Bacteria - 0; Metazoa - 736; Fungi - 347; Plants - 385; Viruses - 0; Other Eukaryotes - 339 (source: NCBI BLink).) — protein: MAFKSGEDAETLGLTGHELYTIHLPSNINEIKPGQDITVTTDTAKSFVCTLRLDTEIWVLCFIKKQVNSVSDNV
- the PDC2 gene encoding pyruvate decarboxylase-2 (pyruvate decarboxylase-2 (PDC2); FUNCTIONS IN: pyruvate decarboxylase activity, magnesium ion binding, carboxy-lyase activity, thiamin pyrophosphate binding, catalytic activity; INVOLVED IN: response to hypoxia; LOCATED IN: cellular_component unknown; EXPRESSED IN: 24 plant structures; EXPRESSED DURING: 13 growth stages; CONTAINS InterPro DOMAIN/s: Thiamine pyrophosphate enzyme, central domain (InterPro:IPR012000), Pyruvate decarboxylase/indolepyruvate decarboxylase (InterPro:IPR012110), Thiamine pyrophosphate enzyme, N-terminal TPP-binding domain (InterPro:IPR012001), Thiamine pyrophosphate enzyme, C-terminal TPP-binding (InterPro:IPR011766); BEST Arabidopsis thaliana protein match is: Thiamine pyrophosphate dependent pyruvate decarboxylase family protein (TAIR:AT4G33070.1); Has 1807 Blast hits to 1807 proteins in 277 species: Archae - 0; Bacteria - 0; Metazoa - 736; Fungi - 347; Plants - 385; Viruses - 0; Other Eukaryotes - 339 (source: NCBI BLink).) yields the protein MDTKIGSIDACNPTNHDIGGPPNGGVSTVQNTSPLHSTTVSPCDATLGRYLARRLVEIGVTDVFSVPGDFNLTLLDHLIAEPNLKLIGCCNELNAGYAADGYARSRGVGACVVTFTVGGLSVLNAIAGAYSENLPLICIVGGPNSNDYGTNRILHHTIGLPDFTQELRCFQAVTCFQAVINNLEEAHELIDTAISTALKESKPVYISISCNLPAIPLPTFSRHPVPFMLPMKVSNQIGLDAAVEAAAEFLNKAVKPVLVGGPKMRVAKAADAFVELADASGYGLAVMPSAKGQVPEHHKHFIGTYWGAVSTAFCAEIVESADAYLFAGPIFNDYSSVGYSLLLKKEKAIIVQPDRVTIGNGPAFGCVLMKDFLSELAKRIKHNNTSYENYHRIYVPEGKPLRDNPNESLRVNVLFQHIQNMLSSESAVLAETGDSWFNCQKLKLPEGCGYEFQMQYGSIGWSVGATLGYAQAMPNRRVIACIGDGSFQVTAQDVSTMIRCGQKTIIFLINNGGYTIEVEIHDGPYNVIKNWNYTAFVEAIHNGEGKCWTAKVRCEEELVKAINTATNEEKESFCFIEVIVHKDDTSKELLEWGSRVSAANSRPPNPQ
- a CDS encoding uncharacterized protein (unknown protein; BEST Arabidopsis thaliana protein match is: unknown protein (TAIR:AT4G26960.1); Has 1807 Blast hits to 1807 proteins in 277 species: Archae - 0; Bacteria - 0; Metazoa - 736; Fungi - 347; Plants - 385; Viruses - 0; Other Eukaryotes - 339 (source: NCBI BLink).) → MKDISKSPARRSDGFHRYLKPGALAQIRNSRINARSTTSLVSRSSLSQLVDPISPSENSVDEAAAASRNLTIDQVPHLLRKIYGPYSYQRKKLAAARSVSSMMMMNINPPINSVLVEPSSDVIAH